One window from the genome of Bradysia coprophila strain Holo2 unplaced genomic scaffold, BU_Bcop_v1 contig_549, whole genome shotgun sequence encodes:
- the LOC119083078 gene encoding muscle-specific protein 20-like — MNKLSPGIITKVNVSGGDYKMMDNISQFQKACVRYGVPDVDLFQTTDLWDMKNIALVTQTIFAVGRATYRHPEWKGPSLGPRPAEENRREFSDAQLKASETIIGLQAGTNRGANQSGQSFGSSRKIILGK; from the exons TTCACCGGGAATAATTACGAAAGTTAACGTGTCTGGAGGCGACTACAAAATGATGGACAACATCAGTCA ATTCCAAAAAGCTTGTGTAAGGTATGGCGTTCCCGATGTTGACTTGTTTCAAACAACCGATTTGTGGGATATGAAAAATATCGCGCTCGTAACTCAAACCATCTTTGCAGTCGGTCGAGCC ACTTACAGACATCCCGAATGGAAAGGACCATCATTGGGACCACGCCCAGCTGAAGAAAATCGTCGTGAATTTTCCGATGCTCAATTGAAAGCCAGCGAAACAATAATTGGCCTACAAGCCGGCACCAATCGCGGAGCAAATCAATCTGGACAGTCGTTCGGATCTTCTCGCAAGATTATTTTGGGAAAGTAA